The proteins below come from a single Esox lucius isolate fEsoLuc1 chromosome 7, fEsoLuc1.pri, whole genome shotgun sequence genomic window:
- the LOC105010860 gene encoding transcription factor HES-7.1-like yields the protein MRSSSLLQKMKLGGTEKSKMDRKLLKPQVEKRRRERMNQSLESLRTLLLQRPQHQGLTRRRLEKSEILEQTVLFLQYTGDKDRKKAEGAEQQSPFHNGLSACLQRAVHFLGHEREGLRLEGALNNIFSAGLNSNACVSTKVPAKAYPSSSSPRTLVHQSSRLMTTQESYTRPQLCGVSGNTSHSHRAPLRHGIHNAPQQTCRDTDKEVHSQNLSTSHSVWRPWP from the exons ATGCGCAGCAGCAGTTTGTTACAAAAGATGAAACTCGGAGGAACAGAAAAGAGCAAAATGGATAGAAAG CTGCTAAAGCCTCAGGTAGAGAAACGtcggagagagagaatgaaccAAAGCCTGGAGAGCCTGAGAACATTGTTGCTGCAGAGACCACAACATcag GGGTTGACTCGGCGAAGATTGGAGAAATCTGAGATCTTGGAGCAGACAGTTCTCTTTCTCCAGTACACTGGTGacaaggacagaaagaaagcTGAAGGTGCAGAACAACAAAGTCCCTTCCACAATGGCTTGTCAGCCTGCCTGCAGAGAGCTGTCCACTTCCTGGGTCACGAAAGAGAGGGGTTGCGCTTGGAGGGAGCACTGAACAATATTTTCTCTGCTGGTCTGAACAGCAATGCTTGTGTGAGCACTAAAGTCCCGGCTAAAGCCTACCCTTCTAGCTCGTCGCCCAGAACACTAGTCCACCAGTCCTCACGCCTGATGACAACACAGGAGTCCTACACCAGACCGCAGCTTTGTGGAGTCAGTGGAAATACGTCTCATTCTCACAGAGCTCCACTCCGACATGGAATTCACAACGCTCCTCAGCAGACCTGCAGAGACACTGACAAAGAAGTCCATTCCCAGAACCTCTCAACCAGTCACTCTGTGTGGAGGCCGTGGCCCTGA
- the LOC114839565 gene encoding transcription factor HES-7.1-like: protein MKLEGRQSTKMDRKLLKPQVEKRRRERMNQSLESLRTLLLQRPQHQGLTRRRLEKSEILEQTVLFLQYTGDKDRKKAEGAEQQSPFHNGLSACLQRAVHFLGHEREGLRLEGALNNIFSAGLNSNACVSTKVPAKAYPSSSSPRTLVHQSSRLMTTQESYTRPQLCGVSGNTSHSHRAPLRHGIHNAPQQTCRDTDKEVHSQNLSTSHSVWRPWP from the exons atGAAACTTGAGGGAAGACAAAGCACGAAAATGGACAGAAAG CTGCTAAAGCCTCAGGTAGAGAAACGtcggagagagagaatgaaccAAAGCCTGGAGAGCCTGAGAACATTGTTGCTGCAGAGACCACAACATcag GGGTTGACTCGGCGAAGATTGGAGAAATCTGAGATCTTGGAGCAGACAGTTCTCTTTCTCCAGTACACTGGTGacaaggacagaaagaaagcTGAAGGTGCAGAACAACAAAGTCCCTTCCACAATGGCTTGTCAGCCTGCCTGCAGAGAGCTGTCCACTTCCTGGGTCACGAAAGAGAGGGGTTGCGCTTGGAGGGAGCACTGAACAATATTTTCTCTGCTGGTCTGAACAGCAATGCTTGTGTGAGCACTAAAGTCCCGGCTAAAGCCTACCCTTCTAGCTCGTCGCCCAGAACACTAGTCCACCAGTCCTCACGCCTGATGACAACACAGGAGTCCTACACCAGACCGCAGCTTTGTGGAGTCAGTGGAAATACGTCTCATTCTCACAGAGCTCCACTCCGACATGGAATTCACAACGCTCCTCAGCAGACCTGCAGAGACACTGACAAAGAAGTCCATTCCCAGAACCTCTCAACCAGTCACTCTGTGTGGAGGCCGTGGCCCTGA
- the LOC117594699 gene encoding transcription factor HES-7.1-like, which translates to MDRKLLKPQVEKRRRERMNQSLESLRTLLLQRPQHQVVTRRNLEKSEILEQTVLFLQDTGDKDRKKAEGGEQQSPFHDGLSACLQRAVHFLGHEREGLRLEGALNNIFSAGLNSNACVSTKVPAKAYPSSSSPRTLVHQSSRLMTTQESYTRPQLCGVSGNTSHSHRAPLRHGIHNAPQQTCRDTDKEVHSQNLSTSHSVWRPWP; encoded by the exons ATGGACAGAAAG CTGCTAAAGCCTCAGGTAGAGAAACGtcggagagagagaatgaaccAAAGCCTGGAGAGCCTGAGAACATTGTTGCTGCAGAGACCACAACATcag GTGGTGACTCGGCGAAATTTGGAGAAATCTGAGATCTTGGAGCAGACAGTTCTCTTTCTCCAGGACACTGGTGacaaggacagaaagaaagcTGAAGGTGGAGAACAACAAAGTCCCTTCCACGATGGCTTGTCAGCCTGCCTGCAGAGAGCTGTCCACTTCCTGGGTCACGAAAGAGAGGGGTTGCGACTGGAGGGAGCACTGAACAATATTTTCTCTGCTGGTCTGAACAGCAATGCTTGTGTGAGCACTAAAGTCCCGGCTAAAGCCTACCCTTCTAGCTCGTCGCCCAGAACACTAGTCCACCAGTCCTCACGCCTGATGACAACACAGGAGTCCTACACCAGACCGCAGCTTTGTGGAGTCAGTGGAAATACGTCTCATTCTCACAGAGCTCCACTCCGACATGGAATTCACAACGCTCCTCAGCAGACCTGCAGAGACACTGACAAAGAAGTCCATTCCCAGAACCTCTCAACCAGTCACTCTGTGTGGAGGCCGTGGCCCTGA